The window acacaaTATCATGGTACTTAAAACTTCTtccaaaattatacaaaatgatattttacatACATGTAATGATATCAGATAGTAGAGAAGAGTTTGTAGACATAAATCAAATTAGTGCCAAATGATTTTAAGATTTAGATATTTCCATGAAGACagcataaaatatttttgtcattttttaatctttaatatGGCAATATGATTTAAAACTTgaacaaaaattatattatttcatTTCTTTTACAAAAAGATAGTAAAACAATGAATGGTAAGACAGTTCTAAAAATGATGGTAGCACAAATACATTATGATGCACATGTAATGAACAGTGGGTCCAAATTCACATTAAAGAAAATATCATAATTTACTTTCATATAGAAAAATGCATAATGTAATTTAAGTATGAACATTTTCATATTTAAACTCCATGAAAAACAcgtaaacatatttcaaaaaattgaAGACAGGTCTGATTGAACTTAGTCATATTGAACTAACTTCTAGAACCGCAGCATAGGTCACAGTGATTTAAAGTTCATATATTTGCTGAATTATAATTGTTATCAATAGTTGAAACATTGAATTGACTACCATTTGGTCAAATCCAAAAGTTAaactaactgaaaaaaaaataatatcatctACATGCAAAATCATCTATCACATGAAATGAAAATTATAAGGGAATAATTGGTAAGGTTGTATTTAAATCTGTGCCATATTCCTTACTTGATTACATATTTGTGTCAAATTTTTCTGTACTGTTTCAGTTTTCTtcaaatcattttttaaaaattctactATAGCTCTATTTTGAACTACTTTTAAATCTCCGCTTCtatcttctaatttatttataagttgAAAGCACGCAGAGTAGTTTTTTCTGAAAAATACGTTTATGAATTACTTAGTATTCTTTTTTGTTATAGTATAtctaaaatacttactttttaaaTTCTGCTAAAGCATTTTGTGCAACTTCTTTATCATGATCAGAAACAATATCCGGACCCTTTTCTTGATCTGACATTATtcacttattatttttaaattcttaaatataaaataaaataacactttgtttagtaaaaacaaattttatctattttcatttacttctaacctaaaacagtttatttttcttctttgaaTTGTTGGGCTTCTTTCAGATTTTGCGTGTCTTGCTCGAGGCAATGCACAACCAATTATCTATGCAAAAAATAATGATGTTCTATGCAGATCATCGAACAAAAAGACAAGACAAgattgtctttttgctcgatgatgcAGATGTAAATTTCTCCGGTGAAGACTATAAAAAGTTGAATTAATCTTTCAAAAAATAATCATAATGTGATCCACATTTGTAAGACAACTTACTTATATTGACAGTGCACCTTTATTATGTATTTGGATATATTTACAACTACATAAATGGatgaaaaaatgtaaaattataagAACTTAGAAGAATATATAGATTTGCTTTGGTTCAAATACGTATACAAATGCTGTTTTTTTTCGCATTTTTCTGACTTTCATTAACCTGCCCATAGCCCCCCTAACGAACGAATTTCTGTCACAATATACTGATCTATGAGTTCTATGACACATATATAAGTGTGAAGCTAGATGATGAATAAAAAGAGTTTAAGTTTAACCTTAATCGTATGTTGAGTTGTGAAAAATggtaagatttttaaaaaaaacttttttctaAATTTGTTATACATGGTTTTCTCGTTTTAGGGTAAAACAAAGAAAACTAGAAAGATTGCAGAAAGGCGCTTTGCTAAGATGAAGAAAATGATTAGTTTAAGCGATCCCAGAATCAAAGAATCCTTAAGACAAGCATCAAAGAAAAAGAAACCCGAGGATCCATatgaaataaaagtaaatgaaGCACCTCAAATAAGTTCAGCATTGTTTTTCCAATACAATACACAGTTAGGTCCCCCATATCACATCCTTGTTGATACAAATTTcattaacttttcaataaaaaacaaattagatATTATACAGAACATGATGGATTGCTtatatgcaaaatgtataccatATATTACAGACTGTGTGCTCGCAGAATTGGAAAAATTGGGGCAAAAGTATAGAGTTGCTCTTCGTATAATTAAAGATCCACGTTTTGAAAGAATACATTGCATGCACAAAGGAACTTATGCTGATGATTGTCTTGTGCAAAGAGTTACTCAACATAAATGTTATATAGTGGCCACTAATGATAAAGACCTTAAGAGAAGAATTAGGAAAATACCGGGAGTGCCAATAATGTATGTTTCTCAACATAAATATACAATTGAAAGAATGCCGGATGCATATGGAGCTCCCAAATGATACATTATatctttgtaactattaatacaattattgttaataaaattatttttaatcataggtgttatttcttttagtttttaattttattggtatTTCTGTTACATTTTGCTGTTTGTGTTGAcatttttcaattaatttttgtCCTGAGTACTTGAAAAAGAATCTAGAtgaaaatgcaaaataa is drawn from Diabrotica undecimpunctata isolate CICGRU chromosome 5, icDiaUnde3, whole genome shotgun sequence and contains these coding sequences:
- the Bka gene encoding rRNA-processing protein FCF1 homolog, with product MGKTKKTRKIAERRFAKMKKMISLSDPRIKESLRQASKKKKPEDPYEIKVNEAPQISSALFFQYNTQLGPPYHILVDTNFINFSIKNKLDIIQNMMDCLYAKCIPYITDCVLAELEKLGQKYRVALRIIKDPRFERIHCMHKGTYADDCLVQRVTQHKCYIVATNDKDLKRRIRKIPGVPIMYVSQHKYTIERMPDAYGAPK